The Megasphaera stantonii genome includes a window with the following:
- the potE gene encoding putrescine-ornithine antiporter, with amino-acid sequence MKTTRRKMSLVQLTFVTAANMLGAGIIMLPTKLAEVGTISIISWLITALGSLALAMTFARCGMFTTKPGGMGGYSEYAFGRIGHFMANYAYAVSIVIANVAIAISAVGYGAGFLGTSFTPLQTCLYTIALLWIAAALNFSGSRYSGKLSTITIWGAIIPVLGISLIGWYWFEPSTWISSWNPNDVGFIDAVGNSIALTLWSFLGLESAAVNMDAVENPQRSVPIATFVSTLGVAFIYVASTNVIAGIVPNAEILSSSAPFGLAFSYMLGSTAGKVVMGLMVFSCAGSLLSWQFTLARVFKTSAQRGLFPKVFAKVTNADVPVKGMILILAMQSCLALMTISPTLAKQFELLANLAVVTNVIPYIFCAFALKSILEKEQISNAVCNRNTSIFLSGVSIIYCIYALTTTDAVTFFSGCLAAFIGWMIYMVRFNILKQPLPLQNK; translated from the coding sequence ATGAAAACTACACGTCGTAAAATGTCTTTGGTTCAGCTGACCTTCGTCACTGCAGCCAATATGTTGGGGGCAGGCATCATCATGCTGCCGACCAAACTTGCTGAAGTCGGTACGATTTCCATTATTTCGTGGTTAATTACGGCTCTCGGCTCGCTCGCCCTGGCTATGACTTTCGCCCGATGCGGCATGTTTACTACGAAGCCTGGCGGAATGGGCGGTTATTCCGAATACGCCTTCGGGCGAATAGGACATTTTATGGCAAATTATGCCTATGCAGTTTCCATCGTCATTGCAAACGTGGCTATCGCCATTTCTGCCGTAGGATATGGCGCCGGGTTCTTAGGAACCTCCTTTACGCCGCTGCAAACATGTTTATATACAATCGCCTTGCTCTGGATCGCGGCCGCGTTAAATTTCAGCGGCTCCCGCTATTCGGGCAAGCTCAGCACGATAACGATCTGGGGCGCGATTATTCCCGTCCTGGGCATCTCGCTCATCGGTTGGTACTGGTTTGAACCGTCTACGTGGATTTCTTCGTGGAATCCGAACGACGTTGGGTTCATCGACGCCGTCGGCAATTCCATTGCCCTGACCCTCTGGTCTTTCCTGGGTCTGGAATCGGCTGCCGTCAACATGGACGCCGTAGAAAATCCGCAGCGTTCCGTTCCCATCGCAACCTTCGTCAGCACCTTGGGCGTAGCGTTTATCTATGTCGCCTCGACGAACGTCATTGCCGGCATCGTTCCCAATGCGGAAATCCTGAGCTCCAGCGCCCCCTTCGGCCTGGCCTTTTCGTACATGCTCGGCTCTACGGCCGGCAAGGTCGTCATGGGCCTGATGGTCTTCTCCTGCGCCGGCTCGCTCCTGTCGTGGCAGTTTACCCTGGCCCGCGTCTTTAAGACCAGCGCCCAGCGGGGCTTGTTCCCGAAGGTATTCGCCAAGGTCACCAACGCCGACGTTCCGGTCAAAGGCATGATCCTCATCCTGGCTATGCAAAGCTGCCTGGCCCTGATGACCATCAGCCCGACGCTGGCCAAACAGTTCGAGCTCCTGGCAAACCTGGCCGTCGTGACAAACGTTATTCCTTACATCTTCTGCGCTTTCGCATTGAAATCTATCTTGGAAAAAGAACAGATTTCCAATGCCGTCTGCAACAGAAATACGTCTATTTTCCTGTCCGGCGTATCTATTATTTACTGCATTTACGCCCTGACGACGACAGACGCTGTAACCTTCTTCAGCGGCTGTCTGGCAGCCTTCATCGGCTGGATGATTTACATGGTCCGTTTCAATATCCTGAAACAGCCCTTGCCGCTGCAAAATAAATAA